Proteins encoded in a region of the Halothiobacillus diazotrophicus genome:
- the uca gene encoding urea carboxylase: MFKKVLIANRGAIACRIIRTLKEMGIASVAVYSEADRHARHVIEADEAIFLGPAPANESYLRQDKILDAARSTGAEAIHPGYGFLSENAAFAEACEANGIAFIGPTPQQMCDFGLKHTARELAERNAVPLLPGSGLLNDAAHALTEAERIGYPVMLKSTAGGGGIGMQLCWNATELGEAFHSVERLSRSNFSQGGIFLEKYVEIARHIEVQIFGDGRGNVVALGERDCSVQRRNQKVIEETPAPGLDDATRAQLYEAALRLGRAVNYRSAGTVEFVYDVKEDAFYFLEVNTRLQVEHGVTEMVTGTDLVAWMLQVAANEPPTLDRDVFAPQGHAVQVRLYAEDPGKQFQPSAGLLNAVEFPDDQPAHRLRIDSWIETGTEVSAYYDPMLAKIIAHGADRTEALANLAAALKNTRVYGIETNLDYLQQVIADDVFVEGRQYTRYLGRFAFRPRTIDVLSPGTQSMIQDYPGRTGYWDIGVPPSGPMDALAFRVANRIVGNPEGVAGLELTITGPTLRFNADTVIALTGARMKAELDGVAVAYGQPVAVAAGAVLKLRGIPAKDGGGGGSRTYLAVQGGFDVPDYMGSKSTFTLGQFGGHAGRTLRVGDVLRLNAPGADLAACTPAPASLVPDFARHWNIAVMYGPHGAPDFFTDEDIATFFATDWEVHYNSSRTGVRLIGPKPAWARRDGGEAGLHPSNIHDNAYAIGAVDFTGDMPVILGPDGPSLGGFVCPVTIVQAELWKMGQLKPGDTIRFHCIDVAEANRREAAQDAAIAALAAFDHTVTATRTAGASASPILYRSEHAHAQNAGEPVAVCYRQAGDKYLLVEYGPLVLDLDLRFRVHALMTWMQEARVPGILDLTPGIRSLQVHYDSRIITQSDLLAALRKAEAELPAIDDMEVPSRIVHLPLSWDDPSTQLAIEKYMQSVRPDAPWCPSNIEFIRRINGLDSIDAVQKILFSASYLVMGLGDVYLGAPVATPMDPRHRLVTTKYNPARTWTPENAVGIGGAYLCVYGMEGPGGYQFVGRTVQMWNRYRQTADFTDGKQWLLRFFDQLRFYPVSSEALAKMREEFPQGRFKLKIEETVLKLRDYRAFIEAERASIDAFQQHRHAAFEEERERWVATGQAHYEADPAGDAASADAGIDLPEGCEALASPVTGSVWQVAAKPGDRVAAGQALVVVEAMKMEIAIEADEAGTVVEVLCAQGTPVSAGQTLLVLRPDV, encoded by the coding sequence ATGTTCAAGAAGGTTCTGATTGCCAACCGGGGTGCGATCGCCTGTCGCATCATCCGGACACTCAAAGAGATGGGCATCGCCTCGGTGGCGGTCTATTCCGAAGCCGACCGACACGCCCGCCACGTCATCGAGGCCGACGAGGCCATCTTTCTCGGGCCCGCACCCGCCAATGAAAGCTATCTGCGCCAGGACAAGATCCTGGACGCCGCCCGGTCGACGGGTGCCGAGGCCATCCACCCCGGATACGGATTCCTGAGCGAGAACGCCGCCTTCGCCGAGGCCTGCGAAGCCAACGGTATTGCCTTCATCGGGCCCACGCCGCAGCAGATGTGCGACTTCGGGCTCAAGCACACCGCGCGCGAACTGGCCGAGCGCAATGCCGTGCCGCTCCTGCCGGGCAGCGGCCTGCTGAACGACGCGGCGCATGCCCTGACCGAGGCCGAGCGGATCGGCTATCCGGTCATGCTCAAGAGCACCGCCGGCGGCGGGGGCATCGGCATGCAACTGTGCTGGAACGCGACGGAGCTGGGCGAGGCCTTCCACTCCGTGGAGCGGTTGTCGCGCAGCAATTTCAGCCAGGGCGGCATCTTCCTCGAGAAGTACGTCGAAATCGCCCGGCATATCGAGGTACAGATCTTCGGCGACGGCCGCGGCAACGTCGTTGCCCTCGGCGAGCGAGACTGTTCCGTGCAGCGCCGCAATCAGAAGGTCATCGAGGAAACCCCGGCACCGGGGTTGGACGACGCCACGCGGGCGCAGCTCTATGAGGCCGCGTTGCGCCTGGGCCGTGCCGTGAACTATCGATCTGCCGGTACGGTGGAATTCGTCTACGACGTCAAGGAGGACGCGTTCTACTTCCTGGAGGTCAACACGCGCCTGCAGGTGGAGCATGGCGTGACCGAGATGGTCACCGGCACCGATCTCGTGGCGTGGATGCTGCAGGTGGCGGCGAACGAACCGCCGACGCTGGACCGCGACGTTTTCGCGCCACAGGGCCATGCCGTCCAGGTGCGCCTGTACGCCGAGGATCCCGGCAAGCAGTTCCAGCCGAGCGCCGGTCTGCTGAATGCGGTCGAGTTCCCGGACGACCAGCCCGCCCATCGCCTGCGGATCGACAGCTGGATCGAGACCGGTACCGAAGTCTCGGCCTACTACGACCCCATGCTGGCAAAGATCATTGCCCATGGCGCGGATCGGACCGAGGCGCTGGCGAATCTCGCCGCCGCCCTGAAGAACACCCGCGTCTATGGCATCGAGACCAACCTCGACTATCTGCAGCAGGTGATTGCCGACGATGTGTTCGTCGAGGGTCGCCAATACACCCGCTATCTCGGCCGATTCGCCTTCAGGCCGCGGACGATCGATGTGCTCTCGCCGGGCACCCAGTCCATGATCCAGGATTATCCGGGGCGGACGGGCTACTGGGATATCGGCGTGCCGCCCTCCGGCCCGATGGATGCGCTGGCGTTCCGCGTCGCCAACCGTATCGTGGGCAATCCGGAGGGCGTGGCCGGGCTGGAACTCACCATCACCGGCCCGACACTGCGCTTCAATGCCGATACCGTGATTGCGTTGACCGGTGCCCGGATGAAGGCCGAGCTGGACGGCGTCGCGGTTGCCTACGGCCAACCCGTCGCGGTGGCCGCCGGGGCCGTGCTCAAGTTGCGCGGCATTCCCGCCAAGGATGGGGGCGGCGGTGGCAGCCGGACCTACCTCGCCGTGCAGGGCGGGTTCGACGTGCCCGACTACATGGGCAGCAAGTCGACCTTCACCCTCGGTCAGTTCGGTGGTCATGCCGGCCGGACGTTGCGGGTCGGCGATGTGCTGCGTTTGAATGCGCCGGGTGCCGATCTCGCCGCCTGCACGCCGGCGCCCGCCAGCCTGGTGCCCGACTTCGCGCGTCACTGGAACATCGCCGTGATGTACGGCCCGCACGGCGCGCCTGACTTCTTTACCGACGAGGACATCGCCACCTTCTTCGCCACCGACTGGGAAGTGCATTACAACTCCAGCCGCACCGGCGTCCGCCTGATCGGCCCGAAACCGGCCTGGGCGCGCCGGGATGGCGGCGAGGCGGGCCTGCATCCCTCGAACATTCACGACAACGCCTACGCCATCGGCGCCGTCGACTTCACGGGCGACATGCCGGTGATCCTGGGGCCGGACGGTCCGAGCCTCGGCGGTTTCGTCTGCCCGGTCACCATCGTGCAGGCCGAACTGTGGAAGATGGGCCAACTCAAGCCGGGCGACACGATCCGCTTTCACTGTATCGACGTGGCCGAGGCCAATCGGCGGGAAGCGGCACAGGATGCCGCCATTGCGGCGCTCGCCGCGTTCGATCACACCGTGACGGCGACGCGGACGGCCGGGGCATCCGCGTCGCCGATCCTCTACCGGAGCGAGCATGCCCACGCCCAGAATGCGGGCGAGCCGGTCGCGGTCTGCTACCGACAGGCGGGCGACAAGTATCTGCTGGTGGAGTACGGCCCGCTGGTGCTGGATCTGGATCTGCGTTTCCGGGTGCATGCACTGATGACCTGGATGCAGGAAGCCCGCGTACCGGGGATCCTCGATCTCACGCCCGGCATCCGTTCCCTGCAGGTGCACTACGACAGCCGGATCATCACCCAGTCCGATCTGCTGGCAGCGTTGCGAAAAGCAGAGGCCGAACTGCCGGCCATCGACGACATGGAAGTGCCGAGTCGCATCGTGCACCTGCCCTTGTCCTGGGACGATCCGTCCACGCAGCTGGCCATCGAGAAATACATGCAGTCGGTGCGTCCGGACGCGCCCTGGTGCCCCAGCAACATCGAGTTCATCCGCCGCATCAATGGACTGGACAGCATCGACGCGGTGCAGAAGATCCTGTTCAGCGCCAGTTACCTCGTCATGGGGCTGGGCGACGTCTATCTCGGCGCGCCTGTCGCCACGCCGATGGATCCGCGCCATCGCCTGGTGACCACCAAGTACAATCCGGCCCGTACCTGGACCCCCGAAAATGCCGTGGGCATCGGCGGCGCCTATCTCTGCGTCTACGGCATGGAAGGGCCGGGCGGCTACCAGTTCGTCGGCCGCACGGTACAGATGTGGAACCGCTACCGTCAGACCGCCGATTTCACCGACGGCAAGCAGTGGCTGCTGCGCTTCTTCGACCAGCTGCGCTTCTACCCGGTCTCCTCCGAGGCGCTGGCAAAGATGCGTGAGGAATTCCCGCAGGGTCGCTTCAAGCTCAAGATCGAGGAAACCGTGCTCAAGCTGCGCGACTACCGCGCGTTCATCGAGGCCGAGCGCGCATCCATCGACGCCTTCCAGCAGCATCGTCATGCTGCTTTCGAGGAAGAGCGCGAACGCTGGGTGGCGACGGGGCAGGCCCATTACGAGGCGGACCCTGCCGGCGATGCGGCAAGCGCAGATGCCGGGATCGATCTGCCGGAAGGCTGCGAGGCGCTGGCCTCACCGGTTACGGGCAGCGTGTGGCAGGTAGCGGCGAAACCCGGCGATCGCGTGGCCGCGGGACAGGCCCTGGTGGTGGTCGAGGCCATGAAGATGGAAATCGCCATCGAGGCCGACGAAGCCGGCACCGTGGTCGAGGTGCTCTGCGCCCAGGGCACGCCGGTTTCCGCCGGGCAGACGTTGCTGGTGCTCCGGCCGGATGTCTGA
- a CDS encoding urea amidolyase associated protein UAAP2: MIRESMLHADDSCFRQVVPAGDYFIHTVLKGQTVRILDLAGNQAADTLFYSASNPTERYSAIDTIREQGNVYLTTGTMLLSSEGNPMLEIVADTCGRHDTLGGACATESNTVRYGLHTQCMHACRDSWMLAVAEHADMGLSKRDITHNINFFMNVPVTPEGGLTFADGISDAGKYVELEAKMDVIVLISNCPQLNNPCNAYNPTPIEVLVWNP; this comes from the coding sequence ATGATCCGAGAAAGCATGCTGCACGCCGACGACAGTTGTTTCCGTCAGGTCGTCCCGGCCGGCGATTATTTCATCCATACGGTGCTCAAGGGCCAGACCGTTCGCATCCTGGACCTGGCAGGCAACCAGGCGGCCGATACGCTGTTCTACAGCGCGTCCAATCCGACCGAACGCTACAGCGCCATCGACACGATCCGTGAGCAGGGCAACGTCTACCTCACCACGGGCACGATGCTGCTCAGCAGCGAAGGTAATCCGATGCTGGAGATCGTGGCCGATACCTGCGGTCGCCACGACACCCTGGGCGGCGCCTGCGCGACCGAATCGAACACCGTGCGCTACGGGCTGCATACCCAGTGCATGCACGCCTGCCGGGACAGCTGGATGCTGGCGGTGGCCGAGCATGCCGACATGGGCCTGAGCAAGCGGGACATCACGCACAACATCAATTTCTTCATGAATGTACCCGTGACGCCCGAGGGTGGGTTAACCTTTGCCGACGGGATTTCGGACGCCGGCAAGTACGTGGAGCTCGAGGCCAAGATGGACGTGATCGTGCTCATTTCCAACTGCCCTCAGCTCAACAACCCCTGCAACGCGTATAATCCGACCCCGATCGAGGTTCTGGTCTGGAACCCCTGA
- a CDS encoding urea amidolyase associated protein UAAP1 yields the protein MAKMLYENRMPGGTHWSLEMKQGTTLKLIDQEGGANVGMLFYNPQNPLERYNAPDTLKCQHTFKLTQGHCLYSDMGRIFCSIVDDTVGWHDTVGGNLSKAKLREKWQERTYQEARNDWTLSGTDSFLVELAKYGLGKKDLAANLNLFSKLVVAEDGALQFVEGNSQAGDAISLRFEMDTLVVFHTCPHPMNPAPAYPKKPVIYQLWQADPVTADDECMNACAENQRGFQNNERYLAGCHTGACCS from the coding sequence ATGGCTAAGATGCTTTACGAAAACCGAATGCCGGGCGGCACGCACTGGTCGCTGGAGATGAAGCAGGGCACCACGCTCAAGCTCATCGACCAGGAAGGCGGTGCGAACGTGGGCATGCTGTTCTACAACCCGCAAAATCCGCTGGAGCGCTACAACGCGCCGGATACCCTCAAGTGCCAGCATACCTTCAAGTTGACGCAGGGGCATTGCCTGTACTCGGACATGGGGCGGATCTTCTGCTCCATCGTCGACGATACCGTCGGCTGGCACGACACGGTGGGCGGAAATCTGAGCAAGGCGAAGCTGCGGGAAAAATGGCAGGAACGCACCTATCAGGAAGCGCGCAACGACTGGACCCTGAGCGGTACGGACAGTTTCCTCGTCGAGCTGGCCAAGTACGGGCTGGGCAAGAAGGATCTGGCGGCCAACCTCAATCTGTTCAGCAAGCTGGTGGTCGCCGAGGACGGCGCGTTGCAGTTCGTCGAAGGCAACAGCCAGGCGGGCGATGCCATCTCCCTGAGGTTCGAGATGGATACGCTGGTGGTGTTCCATACCTGTCCGCATCCGATGAACCCGGCGCCGGCCTATCCGAAAAAGCCGGTGATCTACCAGCTCTGGCAGGCCGATCCGGTGACGGCGGACGACGAGTGCATGAACGCCTGCGCGGAAAACCAGCGCGGTTTCCAGAACAACGAACGCTATCTCGCCGGTTGCCACACCGGCGCCTGCTGTAGCTGA
- the nikR gene encoding nickel-responsive transcriptional regulator NikR — protein sequence MNDLNKGQISRISISLPARLLGELDRMVTERGFESRSQAIVEMINRQLVAHKSELGNEVMAGTITLVYDHSTPGLQKDLADLQHKYIDEVISSLHVHLMQNQTMEVILVQGPAAKLQWIADQMVTCGGVITGRLQLTTTQIPPLHPLS from the coding sequence ATGAATGATCTGAACAAGGGCCAGATCAGCCGGATCAGCATTTCACTCCCGGCGCGGTTGCTGGGCGAACTGGATCGCATGGTGACGGAACGGGGCTTCGAAAGCCGCTCCCAGGCCATCGTCGAAATGATCAACCGGCAGCTGGTCGCCCACAAGAGCGAGTTGGGCAACGAAGTCATGGCCGGCACCATCACCCTGGTGTACGACCACTCGACGCCCGGGCTGCAGAAGGATCTGGCGGATCTGCAGCACAAGTACATCGACGAGGTGATCAGTTCGCTGCATGTGCACTTGATGCAGAATCAGACCATGGAGGTCATTCTCGTGCAGGGGCCGGCCGCGAAACTGCAGTGGATCGCCGACCAGATGGTGACCTGCGGCGGTGTGATTACCGGCCGCTTGCAGCTCACCACGACGCAGATTCCGCCCCTGCATCCGCTGTCGTAG
- the glnT gene encoding type III glutamate--ammonia ligase: MKSNSTFEQKSTPEIEAIQKQLKSRGVKYCLGAYVDIHGVPKGKVVPIDHLEHMAHGSELYTGYALDGLGQRPNDDEIASVPDLDHIIQLPWQPEMAWMPADNTFHGEPYPLNTRVALKLQLAKAAEMGFGMNLGIEAELFVLKQNEDGSLAVPNPDDRLTKPCYDARCFLDQFSWLDRMATTINDLGWDLYSFDHEDANGQYEFDFKYADALTTCDRYTFLRLMAKEYAKQEGLIATFMPKPFANKTGNGAHFNMSLYDLESGKNLFACDPKDDPKGLGLTELGYQFIAGVLKHGKALCAVLAPTVNSYKRLVRQGDMPYFTWAPVFNSFGSNNRTNSIRVPMGGGRFESRNADGAVNPYLAATLVLAAGLEGIREGLDPGKPQEDNLYELSEAERTARGIEFLPNNLLAAVEAFEADPFVTEVLGQELRDEFVTYKRREWTDYHQSISAWEVQRYSHLF, encoded by the coding sequence ATGAAATCCAACAGTACCTTTGAACAGAAATCGACCCCGGAAATCGAGGCCATCCAGAAGCAGCTCAAGAGCCGGGGCGTGAAGTACTGCCTCGGGGCCTATGTCGACATCCATGGCGTGCCGAAGGGCAAGGTCGTGCCGATCGACCACCTCGAGCACATGGCGCACGGCTCCGAGCTGTACACCGGCTATGCGCTCGATGGCCTCGGCCAGCGGCCCAACGACGACGAGATCGCCTCCGTGCCGGATCTCGACCACATCATCCAATTGCCGTGGCAGCCGGAAATGGCCTGGATGCCGGCGGACAACACCTTCCACGGCGAACCGTACCCGCTCAACACCCGCGTGGCGCTGAAGCTGCAGTTGGCCAAGGCCGCCGAGATGGGCTTTGGCATGAACCTCGGCATCGAGGCGGAGCTGTTCGTGCTCAAGCAGAACGAGGACGGATCCCTGGCGGTACCAAATCCGGACGACCGCCTGACCAAGCCCTGCTACGACGCGCGCTGCTTCCTCGACCAGTTCAGCTGGCTGGATCGGATGGCGACCACGATCAACGACCTGGGCTGGGATCTGTATTCCTTCGACCACGAAGACGCCAACGGCCAGTACGAGTTCGACTTCAAATATGCCGACGCGCTGACCACCTGCGACCGCTACACCTTCCTGCGCCTGATGGCCAAGGAATACGCCAAGCAGGAAGGGTTGATCGCGACCTTCATGCCCAAACCGTTCGCCAACAAGACCGGCAACGGCGCGCACTTCAACATGTCGCTGTACGATCTCGAGTCCGGCAAGAACCTGTTCGCTTGCGATCCCAAGGACGATCCGAAGGGTCTGGGTCTGACCGAGCTCGGTTATCAGTTCATCGCGGGCGTCCTCAAGCACGGCAAGGCGCTCTGCGCGGTGCTCGCGCCGACGGTCAACAGCTACAAGCGCTTGGTTCGTCAGGGCGACATGCCGTACTTCACCTGGGCGCCGGTGTTCAATTCCTTCGGTTCCAACAACCGCACCAATTCCATCCGCGTGCCCATGGGCGGCGGGCGTTTCGAGTCGCGCAATGCCGACGGTGCGGTCAACCCGTACTTGGCGGCGACGCTGGTGCTGGCCGCCGGCCTCGAAGGCATTCGCGAGGGGCTCGACCCGGGCAAGCCGCAGGAGGACAACCTGTACGAACTGAGCGAAGCGGAGCGCACGGCCCGGGGTATCGAATTCCTGCCCAACAACCTGCTGGCGGCGGTGGAGGCCTTCGAGGCCGATCCGTTCGTCACCGAGGTGCTGGGTCAAGAGTTGCGCGACGAGTTCGTCACCTACAAGCGCCGCGAGTGGACCGATTACCACCAGAGCATTTCCGCCTGGGAAGTGCAGCGGTACAGTCACCTGTTCTGA
- a CDS encoding creatininase family protein: MTREPNTRRWHALTWEEVGQCVAEGIDTAVLPVGATEQHGPHLGCGMDTELADQLCARAAEAAGALLLPTLPFGCSIGHSRRWPGTLALQPKTLIDVIKDIGDWVCASGVKRLIIVNSHVTNAAPLRCALEMLRADHDDLMVAVVNSAHISERVRERHFADAEDWHANAAETALMQAIAPELVREDRLATADDPDRTVGCVFSHPVNRTSLNGVTGTPSTATPDDGRALFDWMVEDLTALIRRAMREAPPLAHGYSASIYGDKVAAS; encoded by the coding sequence ATGACGCGCGAACCGAACACTCGGCGTTGGCATGCCCTGACCTGGGAAGAAGTCGGTCAGTGCGTCGCCGAGGGCATCGACACGGCAGTTCTGCCGGTCGGTGCCACCGAGCAGCACGGTCCGCATCTGGGCTGCGGCATGGATACCGAGCTGGCCGATCAGCTCTGTGCCCGCGCCGCCGAGGCGGCGGGTGCGCTGCTGCTGCCGACGCTGCCGTTCGGTTGTTCGATCGGTCATTCGCGTCGTTGGCCGGGTACCCTCGCCCTCCAGCCCAAGACCCTGATCGACGTGATCAAGGATATCGGTGACTGGGTGTGCGCCTCTGGCGTCAAGCGCCTGATCATCGTCAACAGTCACGTGACCAACGCGGCGCCGCTGCGTTGTGCACTCGAAATGCTGCGTGCCGACCACGACGACCTGATGGTCGCCGTCGTCAACAGCGCGCACATCAGTGAGCGCGTTCGCGAGCGACATTTCGCCGATGCCGAAGACTGGCACGCCAATGCCGCCGAGACTGCGCTCATGCAGGCCATCGCACCCGAGCTGGTGCGCGAGGATCGTCTGGCGACGGCCGACGATCCGGATCGCACCGTCGGCTGCGTGTTTTCCCACCCCGTCAACCGAACCAGTCTCAACGGCGTTACCGGGACGCCGTCGACAGCCACGCCCGACGACGGGCGCGCGCTGTTCGACTGGATGGTTGAGGACCTGACGGCGCTGATCCGCCGGGCGATGCGGGAGGCCCCGCCGTTGGCCCATGGCTACAGCGCGTCGATTTATGGCGACAAGGTCGCTGCAAGTTAA
- a CDS encoding ABC transporter ATP-binding protein — protein MNDMNLPSYLDQSPEVRDRFERLKQRPVTLEVKGLHKQFDSVQGKVTALKDINFKVHKREFVCVIGPSGCGKSTLIRILAGLEQATEGEVLLNGEAVDGPGPDRGMVFQGYTLFPWLTVKKNVMFGLEVSGRGGLPEQEAMQWIDLVGLSKFADHYPHQLSGGMKQRVAIARALANQPRILLMDEPFGALDAQTRAKMQSYLMEIWKNIDVTILFITHDLDEAVYLADRVLVLKAHPGEVQEIIEVPVPQPRSVGQQLSPEFLATKKRLEALIHPPGEKEAEGDHLNMMRMVRVDDDVSDIF, from the coding sequence ATGAACGACATGAATCTCCCCAGCTATCTCGATCAGTCGCCGGAAGTCCGCGACCGCTTCGAGCGCCTCAAGCAGCGCCCGGTGACCCTGGAGGTCAAGGGGCTGCACAAGCAGTTCGACTCCGTTCAGGGCAAGGTCACCGCGCTCAAGGACATCAACTTCAAGGTGCACAAGCGCGAATTCGTCTGCGTCATCGGCCCGTCGGGCTGCGGCAAGTCCACCCTGATCCGGATACTCGCCGGTCTGGAGCAGGCCACCGAGGGTGAGGTCCTGCTGAACGGGGAGGCGGTGGACGGTCCGGGGCCGGATCGCGGCATGGTCTTTCAGGGCTATACCCTGTTTCCCTGGCTGACGGTGAAGAAGAACGTCATGTTCGGGCTCGAGGTGTCCGGCCGCGGCGGTTTGCCGGAGCAGGAGGCCATGCAGTGGATCGATCTCGTCGGTTTGTCCAAGTTCGCCGACCACTATCCGCATCAGCTCTCCGGCGGCATGAAGCAGCGCGTGGCCATCGCCCGTGCGCTGGCCAACCAGCCGCGCATCCTGCTGATGGACGAGCCTTTCGGCGCCCTGGATGCCCAGACGCGCGCCAAGATGCAGTCCTACCTGATGGAGATCTGGAAGAACATCGACGTCACCATCCTGTTCATCACCCACGATCTGGACGAGGCCGTCTATCTCGCCGACCGCGTGCTGGTGCTGAAGGCCCATCCGGGCGAAGTCCAGGAAATCATCGAGGTGCCGGTGCCCCAGCCGCGTTCCGTGGGTCAGCAGCTGTCGCCGGAATTCCTGGCGACCAAGAAACGCCTGGAGGCCCTGATTCATCCGCCGGGGGAGAAGGAGGCCGAAGGCGACCATCTGAACATGATGCGCATGGTGCGTGTCGACGACGACGTGAGCGATATTTTCTGA